One genomic window of Gimesia chilikensis includes the following:
- a CDS encoding PVC-type heme-binding CxxCH protein, whose product MVSKRNMFYLAAVCCSGLVLAAGGFYSAATAQKPLADEGDLSKRLKRIPATTPKDSLNGFKLEHDFKLDLVAAEPDVMDPVDACFDENGQMFVAEMRGYPYLPDQVPDYFDRPVRKEAGVIRLLKDTNGDGKMDKSFVFADKITWPTSVCCYDGGVYVIAPPNIYYFKDTDGDNKADIRKTVFTGLRTNNVQGLANNMKWSLDNHIYFAGGTNGGSILKDGKEVIPAGRRDLKLNPKTQELEPVSGGSQFGHSMDDWGNRFVCSNSNHIQHVVYPSHYLKRNAYLAVPGVLRTAARKGAAAPVYRQSPPEPYRVVRTARRAADPNFRKRLSPTELVATGFFTSATGVTIYRGGAYPEKYQGNAFIGDVGGNLIHRKTMGSKGATYVASRADENTEFITSPDNWFRPVNFVNAPDGTLWVLDMYRETIEHPFSIPEDIKRHLDLESGHDRGRVYRLLGPNGKVFPVQKLGKLPVDQLVLQMESPNSWNRETAQRLIWERQDKAAVPHLVKLFKTSDKPLARLHALWTLDGLNALDAELLMTALKDPEPGIREHAIRLSEKQAQENPQLAEAVLALVDDPQYRVQLQLAFSLGEFDKQTAITGLTKLVNSPVYDGDMQVAVLTSSADIAGPLAVNFLKAARNSPSGSKRSLVTELLRIAGAKKETADAVAVLEYVSDDSVPLAQKQLVLGALGEGLGRRGASLATLIKDKQLDPAVKARFDKMVEDAVAIAEDEEKPVADRVAAVRLLGFFDFSAGGEVLSEVLNPRSSPKIQLAAVEALSRMEHEDVSDALLANWSGFSPVVRIEVIDALLGSTGRIDSLLKAIQNKQVRLNEIARDKKDLLMNHPNKTIHKQAQKVLGSEVNSDRAKIVKSYETALEMDGDAERGLAIYKKNCAGCHQAGDMGHNVGPNMATTKNKSDHDLLIAILDPSREAQSNYNTYTIVTEQGKLFTGIIAAETATSYTIRRAEGKEDIILRNNIDTLLSNGVSLMPNGLEKEITPQQMADLLKFIKTLEAPAEKK is encoded by the coding sequence ATGGTTTCCAAGAGAAACATGTTCTATCTGGCAGCGGTCTGTTGTTCCGGTCTGGTACTGGCGGCGGGCGGCTTTTATTCCGCGGCGACGGCACAGAAGCCCCTGGCCGACGAAGGAGATCTCTCCAAACGCCTGAAGCGGATTCCCGCCACCACTCCCAAAGACAGTTTGAACGGGTTCAAGCTGGAGCACGATTTCAAACTGGACCTCGTGGCTGCGGAACCGGATGTCATGGACCCGGTCGATGCCTGCTTTGATGAAAACGGACAGATGTTCGTTGCAGAAATGCGGGGCTATCCCTATTTGCCGGATCAGGTTCCCGATTATTTTGATCGCCCCGTCAGAAAAGAAGCGGGCGTAATTCGACTGCTGAAAGATACCAATGGCGACGGCAAAATGGACAAAAGCTTTGTCTTCGCCGACAAGATCACCTGGCCGACTTCCGTCTGCTGTTATGACGGAGGCGTGTATGTGATCGCACCGCCGAATATCTACTATTTCAAGGATACCGACGGCGACAACAAAGCGGACATCCGCAAGACCGTCTTCACCGGCCTGCGGACCAACAACGTTCAGGGACTGGCCAACAATATGAAATGGAGCCTGGACAACCACATCTATTTCGCCGGGGGAACCAATGGCGGTTCGATCCTGAAAGATGGGAAAGAAGTCATTCCCGCCGGTCGTCGCGACCTGAAACTCAACCCGAAAACTCAGGAACTTGAGCCGGTGTCTGGTGGATCTCAGTTCGGCCACTCCATGGACGACTGGGGCAACCGGTTTGTCTGCAGTAACAGCAACCACATTCAGCACGTCGTCTATCCGAGTCATTACCTGAAGCGGAATGCCTATCTGGCTGTGCCAGGTGTGCTGCGTACGGCTGCCCGCAAAGGGGCGGCTGCTCCCGTTTATCGCCAGAGCCCTCCGGAACCCTATCGTGTTGTGCGGACCGCCCGTCGGGCCGCAGATCCGAATTTCCGCAAACGTCTGTCTCCGACCGAGCTGGTGGCAACCGGTTTCTTCACCTCGGCGACAGGGGTCACCATCTACCGGGGCGGTGCGTATCCGGAAAAATATCAGGGGAATGCTTTCATCGGTGATGTGGGCGGAAACCTGATTCACCGTAAAACAATGGGCTCCAAAGGCGCCACTTATGTCGCGTCCCGTGCGGACGAAAACACGGAATTTATTACCTCACCGGACAACTGGTTCCGTCCTGTGAACTTTGTCAACGCTCCGGATGGAACGCTGTGGGTGCTGGACATGTACCGCGAAACCATCGAGCATCCGTTCTCGATTCCAGAAGATATCAAACGGCATCTCGACCTGGAAAGCGGACATGATCGCGGCCGCGTTTACCGTCTGCTGGGACCCAACGGCAAGGTCTTCCCCGTTCAGAAACTGGGTAAGCTGCCCGTCGATCAGCTGGTGTTGCAGATGGAATCTCCCAACAGCTGGAACCGGGAAACCGCGCAGCGGCTGATCTGGGAGCGTCAGGATAAAGCAGCTGTTCCACACCTGGTGAAACTGTTCAAGACTTCTGACAAGCCACTGGCACGTCTGCATGCATTGTGGACGCTGGACGGGCTCAACGCTCTGGACGCAGAGCTGTTGATGACAGCACTGAAAGATCCGGAGCCAGGCATCCGTGAACATGCAATTCGTCTGTCTGAAAAACAGGCTCAGGAAAACCCGCAACTGGCGGAAGCCGTACTGGCGCTGGTGGACGATCCGCAATACCGGGTGCAGTTACAGCTGGCATTCTCACTGGGAGAATTCGACAAACAGACCGCGATTACCGGTCTGACGAAACTGGTCAATTCCCCAGTCTACGATGGTGATATGCAGGTGGCAGTTCTGACCTCTTCCGCGGACATTGCTGGTCCCCTGGCGGTCAACTTCCTCAAAGCGGCCAGGAACAGTCCTTCTGGCAGTAAGCGGTCTCTGGTAACAGAGTTGCTGCGAATTGCCGGAGCGAAAAAAGAGACTGCAGATGCGGTAGCAGTACTGGAATATGTCTCCGATGATTCCGTGCCTCTGGCTCAGAAACAGCTGGTGCTGGGAGCTCTGGGTGAAGGTCTGGGACGTCGTGGTGCTTCGCTGGCAACACTGATCAAAGACAAACAACTCGACCCGGCTGTGAAAGCACGCTTCGACAAGATGGTAGAAGATGCTGTTGCGATCGCGGAAGACGAAGAGAAGCCTGTTGCCGATCGGGTCGCTGCCGTACGACTGCTGGGATTCTTTGATTTCAGTGCCGGCGGTGAAGTGCTTTCCGAAGTCCTGAATCCACGGTCTTCTCCCAAAATTCAGCTGGCAGCAGTTGAGGCTTTGTCACGGATGGAGCACGAAGACGTGAGTGATGCTCTGCTGGCCAACTGGTCTGGTTTCAGCCCGGTAGTGCGGATCGAAGTGATTGATGCCCTGCTGGGGTCTACGGGGCGGATCGACAGTCTGCTGAAGGCGATTCAGAACAAGCAGGTCAGGCTGAACGAGATTGCTCGCGACAAGAAGGACCTGCTGATGAATCATCCCAATAAGACGATTCACAAGCAGGCTCAGAAAGTACTGGGCAGCGAAGTGAACAGCGACCGTGCGAAAATCGTGAAGAGCTACGAAACTGCCCTGGAAATGGACGGGGATGCCGAGCGTGGTCTGGCGATCTATAAGAAGAACTGTGCCGGCTGCCATCAGGCAGGGGACATGGGGCACAACGTTGGACCAAACATGGCAACGACCAAGAACAAGTCCGACCACGACCTGTTGATCGCCATTCTGGATCCGAGCCGCGAAGCACAATCGAACTACAATACTTACACGATTGTGACCGAGCAGGGCAAACTGTTCACGGGGATTATCGCCGCGGAAACAGCCACCAGCTATACGATTCGTCGTGCGGAAGGCAAGGAAGATATTATTCTGCGGAATAATATCGATACCCTGCTGTCCAATGGTGTATCACTGATGCCGAATGGTCTGGAAAAAGAGATCACTCCGCAACAGATGGCTGATCTGCTGAAGTTTATCAAGACTCTGGAAGCACCTGCTGAGAAGAAGTAG